The nucleotide sequence CTGGGGACGCCGGGTGCCTTGAAGCCCGGACGGCCCGTGTAGCCCCACGCCTGCCAGTCCTGAACGTAGCGGGTGCCGCTCTTGACGCATGTGGTGACGAGTGCGCGGTTCTGAGTGCGGTCGGTGACATTCGCGAAGGTCACGCGGTTGGCGTTGTGGTGGTTGTACTTGACCTGACCGGCGTTGAGGCGGTCGCAGGCGTTGTACACGATGGGCGCTGCCTGAGCGGGGGTCGCCTGCACGGCAGACTGGACCAAGGAGCCTCCCAGCACGGAGGCGAGTATCGCCCCGACCGCAAGGGTGGAGCGAAGCCTGGATAGCCTGAACATGATTTCTTCTCCGCTGTGACGTGGTTTTCGCTGATCAGGATTCGGTGGCCCAATAGCCCCGTCGCTCAGACCCTCGGCGGTGCCTGGCACCTAATGTTGCCGAGGCTAATAACATTTCAAGTCTTAGCACGAATCAATACCTATGCAGGCCCTGTCATGAAGTGAGACGTTCTTCGAAAAGGCATCGGGGCACCGACCGTTCCGCAAAAGAAATCGGTTTCTCTGTGCCGAGACGGCGATCATGAGTGGTCCGATCTTGAGCTGAAGCTGAGCTTGCACTGCGTCATAAAAGGGAACTACCCGTCGCCGCCGCGCAGCACGTCCACGTGCACGTGATCCAGGTGCCGCAGGATCTCGTTGGCTGGGGCCGGTGCCTCGTAGGGGTGCCACTGCCCTCGAGCGATGCGCGCACTCCAGAACTGGTCGTCGAAGATGACGTACTGGATGTCCAGGTCCTTCGCGTGGGCCACCAGCCAGTGGGACAGCATCCACCCCTCGCGCCGGTTCTCCTCGGTCACCGGACGGAAAAATACATCGATGGCCCGCCCGTCGTAGTGCGTAGATTTCTCCCCGTGTCCCTGCCCTACGCCGCCCGGCGCAAAGCCTCCGAGGCTCTGGTCGCCGAACACCTCCATCATCTCCGTCCGCACCTGCTCGGCGCGGGGAGTCAGGCCGGAGGCAGTCATCTCCTCTATTTTCAAAGCGTCATCGACCGAACCCCTGCAGCTCAGCGCCGGCCCTGCATCGCCGGACGGTCCCTCGGCCAGCACCTGCAGAACGGCCTTATCGATACCCGAGGTGTCCGCAGACTCCGCACCGCGTGCTCGGAGCGCCACCGCCGTCGTCGCCACCTTCGCCTCCTCACGGTCGAGCCCAATCTCACCGTCCTGCGTCTGCACGACGCACTCCGGACCCATCAGGAGCGCTTCACCGCCGGAGCGCAGGCTGCTGAGCCAGCTGGGCCCTAGGATCACCAACGCCGCAGCGAGCGCGCCGAGCAGGAGGACAGTGAGGAGCACGCGGACTGGACGGCGTCGAGGTCTGGAGGTTGTGCTACCGGTCATGTGGACTGCTCAGGAGAACTCGGCCGGGCGACGAGAGGCGTAGGTTCGCCGGTCAATTCACCTCTGCAGTCGACTACCGCGGCGGATTTGCTCACGACGACCAATCCTCTTTCGTTGGGGCACGGTGCCCTCCTAGTAAGGAGCAACATGCCATTCGAAGAGTTAATCGACGGTTAGCGTCAGTAGTTCCCTCGGCGAGACGACGTAGCGGTCGACCCTGCGTCATCTGGCGATTCCAGCAAGGTCGGTCGCGCGGCTCCGATTCATGTTGCAGATCTAGCAGGGGCGGTAGGTCTTCCCACCGGGTGCGTAACAACGGGGACCGGTGTAGCCCGGATAAGGATCCTGTGCTGCAGGGGGAGCGGGAGGGACGTACGGCGCCACGGGCGGTATGTAGGGTTCTGGTGCCGGCGGGAGGTTCCGGATTCGCTCCTGCTCAGCGGCTGTTGCCGCTTCGGCGGCCAGACGGTCGGCCTCAGCACGAGCATTTGCCTCGGCTTGGATTCGTTCGTTCTCGATACGGGCAGCTTCCGCAGCTTCCGCTTGGATCCGTTCGGCTTCGACCCGTGCGGCTTCTGCAACCCTGGCTGCTTCTGCTTCAGCCGCTGCAGCTTGGGCTGCCTTTTCCGCTTCGACGCGCTTGCGCTCGGAGGTGGCCTCGGCTTCTTTGAGAGCTGTGGCTTTGGTGTTGGCGGTTGCCAGTGACTGCTCGCCCTTCGCGATCTGCTTGTCAAGGTCGCGCATCATCGCGGCCGTGCGATCGGCTCCGAGTGCAAGAACGCGGACAGTGTCCTTGCCTGCCTCAAGGGCTTCCCGTGCGGCCTTCACAGTGGTCAGGGCGGCAAGGATGGCGGCAGCGGTTGAAGCGGCAGCTGCTCCCGTCTCCCCAACCGGTGCCTCAGTTGCCGCTGCGAGGGTTTCCATTGCACCAGTCACCTCCGCCGGAAGGGTGCAGCCCGCGGCGGGGTCGAGTAGTCCAACACCCTGCGTCGTCGCCTCGTTGTAGGCCGCTTGCACCTCGTCGTAGTACTTCTTGTTCGGCTCGATGAGAACGGGGACACCCAGGCCCACCCGCGCGAGTTCCGCGTTGACCAGGGTCCGGTCTTCGATGAAGACGGCAGCCAACACGCGGTCGTACTTGTCAGTGCGCTCGATATCGAAATCCAGCGCAACCTTCGTTCCGGGCGGAGTCAGCGATTCGAGCTTCTGGGTGGCCTCCGGGCCGAGGCACTCGACGGGCTTGTCGGGGTGCTTGGTCTCAGGCGTATCCACGTTCAGTAGACGCACGGTCTGGTCCGCGTTGTCGAAATTTATGACGAGAGTGTCGCCGTCCACCACCCGCACCACGGTGCCTGACTGGTAAGCGGCTGTCGTATTGACTGCCGCTGCACTCGACTGGTCAGGGGTGGTGCAGCCCGCCAGGGTCGAGGCGAGGACCGCCGCGGTGAGGATGGTCGCGGGTGCGAGGCGGCGGAAAGGAGCAGGATTCATCGGCCTTTTTCTACGGGTACGAATACGGTGCTGGAG is from Arthrobacter burdickii and encodes:
- a CDS encoding thermonuclease family protein, translated to MNPAPFRRLAPATILTAAVLASTLAGCTTPDQSSAAAVNTTAAYQSGTVVRVVDGDTLVINFDNADQTVRLLNVDTPETKHPDKPVECLGPEATQKLESLTPPGTKVALDFDIERTDKYDRVLAAVFIEDRTLVNAELARVGLGVPVLIEPNKKYYDEVQAAYNEATTQGVGLLDPAAGCTLPAEVTGAMETLAAATEAPVGETGAAAASTAAAILAALTTVKAAREALEAGKDTVRVLALGADRTAAMMRDLDKQIAKGEQSLATANTKATALKEAEATSERKRVEAEKAAQAAAAEAEAARVAEAARVEAERIQAEAAEAARIENERIQAEANARAEADRLAAEAATAAEQERIRNLPPAPEPYIPPVAPYVPPAPPAAQDPYPGYTGPRCYAPGGKTYRPC